A genomic region of Silurus meridionalis isolate SWU-2019-XX chromosome 7, ASM1480568v1, whole genome shotgun sequence contains the following coding sequences:
- the nat9 gene encoding N-acetyltransferase 9, protein MRINEDTLLEGSKVVLVPYSTEHVPRYHQWMTSAELQKLTASEPLTLEQEYDMQKSWREDEDKCTFIVLDKQRWTDPSISEEECMVGDVNLFLTDPSDLSLAELEIMIAEPSYRGRGFGKEVTCMMMHYGINKLGIKKFEVKIGSDNRISIEMFKKLRFKELSVSEVFQEVTLGLTVSKASWKELLGSTDSMQQREYGKTRDSRHGAGTAP, encoded by the exons ATGCGGATAAATGAAGACACGTTACTGGAAGGCAGTAAAGTCGTGTTGGTTCCCTACAGCACTGAACATGTTCCCag GTATCACCAGTGGATGACGTCAGCAGAGCTGCAGAAACTCACAGCGTCTGAACCTTTAACTCTGGAGCAGGAATATGACATGCAGAAAAGTTGGAGAGAGGATGAAGATA AGTGCACGTTCATCGTCCTGGACAAGCAGCGATGGACTGATCCGAGCATCTCGGAGGAAGAGTGCATGGTGGGAGACGTCAACCTCTTTCTGACGGACCCCAGTGACCTATCTCTGGCTGAGCTGGAGATCATGATAGCAG AGCCCAGCTACAGAGGCAGGGGATTTGGCAAAGAAGTGACGTGCATGATGATGCATTACG GAATCAACAAACTCGGCATCAAGAAATTCGAAGTGAAGATCGGTTCGGACAACCGGATCAGCATCGAAATGTTCAAGAAGCTCCGGTTCAAAGAG CTCTCCGTCAGCGAGGTATTTCAGGAAGTGACTCTCGGCCTGACTGTGAGCAAGGCATCCTGGAAAGAGCTCCTGGGCAGCACGGATAGCATGCAGCAGAGAGAATACGGGAAAACACGGGACTCCAGGCACGGAGCAGGAACTGCTCCCTAA